A window from Thalassophryne amazonica chromosome 15, fThaAma1.1, whole genome shotgun sequence encodes these proteins:
- the ptcd1 gene encoding pentatricopeptide repeat-containing protein 1, mitochondrial produces the protein MLAFIASSCVRNARNISPRVSRLSAAFSAPTVGGQRSLPLLTPAARLRLPARSVSLSAPSPRDVESPESPPVPLENHEPHEDSFGYVSADFSSRRLYRKTNSEFRDLRPREEDHEEDGEEPVQRPRRPGRRNTTYWYFLQCKKLIKANKLQEALDLFSKNMLQEERLQPEEYNYSVLIGGCGRAGNLKKAFKLYNDLKKRGLHAEDAVYTALFNACAESPSKEAGLQHALKLEQELRRKNYPLSTITYHALLKTHAMTNHLQACIHTIREMLQNGHVITQVTFHYLLMGCLKDKESGFRLALQVWRQMLRSGIQPDSQNYNLLLRAARDCGIGNPTLATQLLLDSDWQSSSKKDKNAANGESASGHRVSVDIDLLEQQLLIQPGLQNEDKEDSFFGQDSTHLIPLKQEDDVSLPVDLADDSALPSLLDLFEGKRSAVFSLSVRNEASDRLALIGGAKGVLEKMTVNGLVPDLRTLTLLADTVQPSSQSLQILLKAAKEYRVKLDVAFFNSVIRRAARAGNLDEAKVVLKVMQQRYVEVNAQTFGSLALGCEKQKDGLQLLKDMEEAGFRPNIYVFSALIGRAVRRLDYVYLKTLLKIMKDMDVWPNELVIQKLEFAAQYPPDYNQYKSRNNYLVQIDGFRGYYQQWLKSMPALGTGEKQEEPQPAAKTETDDGLTISERNRRAAARRYYSRKKNKLSPTVSAV, from the exons ATGTTGGCGTTCATAGCTTCTTCGTGTGTGCGAAATGCGAGGAACATCTCACCGCGTGTTTCCCGCTTGTCAGCCGCTTTCTCGGCTCCGACGGTTGGAGGCCAGCGGTCGTTGCCACTCCTCACGCCGGCCGCCCGGCTTCGCCTACCCGCTAGATCCGTGTCCCTGTCCGCCCCCTCTCCTCGGGATGTCGAATCTCCAGAATCTCCTCCTGTGCCATTGGAGAACCACGAACCCCACGAGGACTCATTCGGGTATGTCTCTGCcgatttttcctccagaagactgTACAGGAAGACCAACTCCGAATTCAGGGATCTGCGACCCCGAGAGGAGGACCATGAAGAGGACGGCGAGGAGCCGGTTCAGAGACCCAGGAGGCCCGGGAGGAGAAACACTACATACTGGTACTTCTTACAGTGCAAGAAACTCATCAAAGCGAATAAG CTGCAAGAAGCTTTGGATCTGTTCAGCAAAAACATGCTTCAAGAAGAGAGGCTGCAGCCGGAGGAGTATAACTACAGTGTCCTGATCGGAGGATGTGGCCGAGCTGGAAACCTTAAAAAGGCCTTCAAACTCTACAATGAT TTGAAGAAGCGAGGTTTGCATGCTGAAGACGCTGTTTACACTGCGCTGTTCAACGCCTGCGCTGAGTCGCCCTCAAAAGAAGCTGGATTACAGCACGCACTGAAGTTGGAGCAAGAACTCCGTCGCAAAAACTACCCCCTCAGCACCATCACTTACCATGCCCTTCTCAAGACGCATGCTATGACCAACCACCTTCAAGCCTGTATCCACACCATCAGG GAGATGCTACAGAACGGGCACGTTATAACACAGGTGACCTTTCACTATTTGCTAATGGGCTGTCTGAAGGACAAAGAATCTGGCTTCAGGTTGGCTCTGCAG GTTTGGCGTCAGATGTTGAGATCAGGGATTCAACCTGACTCTCAAAATTATAATCTGCTTTTGAGGGCTGCTCGGGATTGTGGGATTGGCAATCCTACCCTGGCAACACAACTTCTGTTGGATTCTGACTGGCAGTCTTCTtcaaaaaaggacaaaaatgcaGCAAATGGGGAGTCGGCGTCTGGCCACAGGGTTTCAGTCGACATCGACCTGCTGGAGCAGCAGTTGTTAATCCAGCCTGGTTTGCAGAATGAGGATAAGGAGGACTCCTTTTTTGGACAAGACTCCACTCACCTGATACCACTCAAGCAAGAAGACGATGTCTCATTACCTGTTGACCTCGCAGATGATTCTGCACTCCCGAGCCTGCTTGATCTGTTCGAGGGGAAACGATCTGCCGTGTTCTCTCTCAGTgttagaaatgaggcatcagatAGGCTAGCATTAATTGGAGGCGCTAAAGGCGTTTTGGAGAAGATGACAGTCAATGGACTCGTCCCAGACCTCCGAACGTTGACCCTGCTGGCTGATACAGTGCAACCCAGCAGTCAGTCTTTGCAAATCCTGTTAAAGGCGGCCAAGGAGTACCGAGTGAAGCTTGATGTGGCGTTCTTTAACTCTGTGATTCGTCGAGCAGCCAGAGCTGGCAATTTGGACGAGGCCAAG GTTGTGTTGAAAGTGATGCAGCAGCGTTATGTCGAGGTGAATGCACAGACATTTGGAAGTCTTGCATTGGGCTGTGAGAAACAGAAGGATGGTCTGCAGCTGCTGAAAGACATGGAG GAGGCGGGATTCAGGCCTAACATCTATGTGTTCTCTGCTCTTATTGGCCGAGCTGTCCGGAGACTGGATTATGTCTACCTTAAAACACTTCTCAAAATAATGAAGGATATGGATGTGTGGCCTAATGAGCTTGTCATTCAGAAACTTGAGTTTGCTGCACAGTATCCTCCAGACTACAACCAG TACAAGTCCAGAAACAATTATCTCGTCCAGATTGATGGGTTCCGTGGTTACTACCAGCAGTGGCTGAAGTCCATGCCGGCACTGGGCACAGGGGAAAAACAGGAAGAGCCGCAgcctgctgcaaaaacagaaactgATGATGGTCTGACGATCTCTGAGAGGAACCGGAGAGCAGCGGCAAGGAGATACTACTCTCGCAAGAAGAACAAGCTGAGCCCCACTGTTTCAGCCGTGTAA